In Sorghum bicolor cultivar BTx623 chromosome 10, Sorghum_bicolor_NCBIv3, whole genome shotgun sequence, one genomic interval encodes:
- the LOC8065568 gene encoding uncharacterized protein LOC8065568, with protein MISRADTGDVGDACSSPDLIYVLRKSPSRSVGSGSANSGASSDRHETERDRGREVGVLASNGAHQDKTNCRIIMDHTGVSVGRIGDPSNRYHNRSGPGNSELPVNSPDPDWEKAWPQLGSISVNENVKKSLKIVPVPLKDQSGYSMVTSGGKQRVKKQIEKEIRQQLFASSTKTELEELDNAWRHLESSMGRMSNVQWGSAKSDQMTPGAKELKVQENGFDVRFNHSWVPSGPEPGPGWFWIPKGNLVMDSYFPAHRHEVRRYGYLARKVRRLPPPAPLSHSFSSIVETGMANRPPKRRQEDWRNEEWMEEDDLLQEDFRYEQDLRRQLMRDSRNPGDNKGRKQEGTYSRALIPSNLDQDRVARGKIFVGGRGEGYHGQGQQGGRFQSQKQGLQSGWSQGVTQQGSRNQNTGVRVGGKGGEIHVDQRAGHGVGKDGDLERGNNKGNRAPNQDIKCFRCLGSGHFQVDCTNDPVCYKCKEVGHMAMDCKKFEFKKIKMFGFGVPGQGFYTMNFPEDRIKTHQNTGLLTILAGDATEEKVDRELKNLVKEEWDFKVKQIHIQEYLVVFPDKLSLETFSKLSEFQMSVFGLKGKLEKTAREHDTSSILQVVWVKIHGVPELARDVESIKEIASLVIEPLVVDELSIIKEDTIRVQGRCRNPGAIKGAVEIFFNGIGRLIKFEVEGSSQGSRKGGKGDPSGADRPEDKNDKDRDKHYKEGHAKKSLSKFDRMGQIDKEMDTNRDDSMEEEMEGMSGSYGTDGGFVESMATPLAVFCPGVGLVDLQEDETQSKGGKTPDMPMIMSPDMVLDCNAVKNCPENTSGKSHDMTEASSVLKHSDTQILVHGKDGNYVMDKCKWPKLNLPNEKEFQANEEMESLTQEESIISHVPNMNMPESQSRLEISAKGNLCAEDLMDNEVFFEKNIEGDDSEWQAPRPRKVKKPKKVVMATRTSSRIPRDGIPIAAKATQRAMERNTITGTSSNSFTILNNCPNSVLQNVISDLDLEIENVDECLDAFKAEEIARAKIAEAKYNSFLEKEKQKTAPKSVDEEQEFTMGVISNIQREFNPDSLGGRDNGLKLSKLKDGQPVDNPK; from the coding sequence ATGATTTCCAGGGCTGATACAGGGGATGTAGGGGATGCCTGTTCTAGCCCTGATCTGATTTATGTTCTGAGAAAATCTCCATCTAGAAGTGTCGGGTCTGGTTCAGCAAATTCAGGTGCTTCTTCTGATCGGCATGAAACAGAGAGAGATAGAGGGCGTGAGGTTGGTGTTTTGGCTTCGAATGGGGCACATCAAGACAAAACTAACTGCAGGATTATCATGGATCATACTGGGGTGTCGGTGGGGAGGATAGGGGATCCATCCAaccgataccacaacaggagtGGTCCTGGTAATAGTGAGTTGCCTGTTAATTCGCCTGATCCTGATTGGGAAAAGGCTTGGCCTCAACTTGGTTCTATCTCGGTGAATGAGAATGTGAAGAAGAGTCTGAAGATTGTGCCAGTACCTCTAAAGGATCAATCGGGATATTCCATGGTTACATCTGGGGGGAAGCAGAGAGTTAAAAAACAAATTGAAAAAGAGATTCGACAACAATTATTTGCATCCTCAACAAAAACGGAGTTGGAAGAGTTGGATAATGCTTGGAGACATTTGGAATCTTCCATGGGGAGAATGTCGAATGTGCAATGGGGTAGCGCGAAATCTGATCAGATGACACCAGGAGCGAAGGAGTTAAAAGTGCAAGAGAATGGATTTGATGTTCGGTTTAACCATTCCTGGGTTCCTAGTGGGCCGGAACCTGGGCCAGGATGGTTCTGGATTCCAAAAGGGAACTTGGTGATGGATTCCTACTTCCCGGCCCATAGACACGAAGTCAGACGCTATGGATACCTAGCCAGGAAGGTTCGGCGTCTCCCACCACCAGCGCCGCTCTCACATTCCTTCTCGAGCATAGTGGAGACTGGGATGGCGAATCGTCCACCAAAGAGGAGGCAGGAAGACTGGAGGAATGAGGAGTGGATGGAGGAGGATGATTTGTTGCAGGAAGATTTCAGATACGAACAAGATCTGAGACGCCAACTGATGAGGGATTCGAGGAATCCAGGAGACAACAAGGGGAGGAAGCAAGAAGGTACTTATTCGAGGGCCCTAATCCCTAGTAATCTTGATCAAGACAGGGTGGCTCGTGGCAAAATCTTTGTGGGTGGCAGGGGTGAAGGCTACCATGGTCAGGGTCAGCAAGGGGGCAGATTCCAGAGTCAAAAACAGGGACTGCAGAGTGGCTGGTCTCAAGGGGTTACCCAGCAAGGTAGTCGGAATCAGAATACTGGGGTGCGTGTGGGTGGTAAAGGGGGTGAAATTCATGTGGATCAGCGGGCTGGACATGGAGTGGGCAAGGATGGAGATCTGGAACGTGGCAACAACAAAGGTAATCGAGCTCCTAATCAGGATATCAAGTGTTTTCGGTGTTTGGGTTCTGGGCATTTTCAAGTGGACTGTACAAATGATCCAGTCTGCTACAAATGTAAAGAAGTGGGGCACATGGCGATGGATTGCAAGAAGTTTGAATTCAAGAAAATCAAGATGTTTGGTTTTGGGGTACCAGGACAGGGGTTTTACACTATGAACTTCCCTGAGGATAGGATCAAAACTCACCAGAATACTGGACTACTTACCATACTGGCTGGGGATGCTACTGAGGAAAAGGTTGACAGGGAACTGAAAAACCTGGTGAAAGAGGAATGGGATTTCAAGGTCAAACAGATTCATATTCAAGAATATCTAGTGGTGTTCCCAGACAAGCTATCCTTGGAAACTTTTTCTAAGCTATCTGAGTTCCAAATGTCAGTATTTGGCCTCAAAGGTAAATTGGAAAAAACTGCAAGGGAACATGATACTTCTTCTATCCTGCAAGTAGTTTGGGTGAAGATCCATGGAGTTCCAGAGTTGGCTAGAGATGTGGAATCCATCAAGGAGATTGCCAGCCTGGTGATTGAACCATTAGTAGTGGATGAACTGAGCATTATCAAAGAGGACACCATCAGGGTGCAGGGGAGATGCAGAAATCCAGGAGCTATCAAAGGAGCAGTAGAAATATTTTTCAATGGCATTGGCAGGCTTATCAAGTTTGAAGTGGAAGGCAGTAGTCAGGGGTCCAGGAAAGGGGGAAAAGGAGATCCTTCAGGGGCAGACAGGCCTGAGGATAAAAATGATAAGGATAGGGACAAACACTACAAGGAAGGTCATGCTAAGAAAAGTCTGAGCAAATTTGACAGAATGGGTCAAATTGATAAAGAGATGGATACCAATCGGGATGATTCTATGGAGGAAGAAATGGAGGGGATGAGTGGTTCTTATGGGACAGATGGGGGATTTGTTGAATCCATGGCGACCCCACTGGCTGTGTTTTGCCCAGGAGTTGGGCTGGTAGATCTACAGGAAGATGAGACTCAGTCTAAGGGAGGGAAAACACCTGATATGCCTATGATCATGAGTCCAGATATGGTTTTGGACTGCAATGCAGTTAAAAACTGCCCTGAGAACACCAGTGGTAAAAGTCATGATATGACAGAGGCTTCAAGTGTCTTAAAGCATTCTGATACCCAAATCTTGGTTCATGGAAAAGATGGGAATTATGTGATGGATAAGTGTAAGTGGCCTAAGTTGAACCTGCCAAATGAGAAGGAGTTTCAAGCAAATGAAGAGATGGAAAGTCTTACCCAAGAGGAATCCATTATTTCACATGTTCCAAATATGAATATGCCTGAAAGTCAGTCTAGGCTGGAGATAAGTGCTAAAGGGAATCTGTGTGCAGAGGATCTAATGGACAATGAAGTATTCTTTGAGAAGAACATTGAAGGGGATGATTCTGAGTGGCAAGCTCCTAGACCCAGAAAAGTTAAGAAGCCCAAGAAGGTGGTAATGGCGACAAGGACAAGCTCTAGGATTCCAAGGGATGGGATTCCAATTGCTGCAAAAGCGACGCAAAGGGCTATGGAGAGAAACACAATTACAGGTACCAGCAGTAACTCCTTTACTATTTTGAATAATTGCCCAAATTCTGTTTTGCAAAATGTCATATCTGATTTGGATTTAGAGATAGAAAATGTTGATGAATGCTTAGATGCTTTTAAGGCTGAGGAGATAGCAAGAGCCAAAATAGCAGAAGCAAAATATAATAGTTTTTTAGAAAAGGAGAAACAGAAAACTGCTCCTAAATCAGTGGATGAGGAACAGGAATTCACTATGGGAGTGATTTCCAACATCCAAAGAGAGTTCAACCCAGACTCCCTTGGGGGGAGGGATAATGGATTGAAACTCAGTAAATTAAAAGATGGTCAACCTGTAGATAATCCAAAATGA